A genomic region of Aureibacillus halotolerans contains the following coding sequences:
- a CDS encoding glycosyltransferase family 4 protein, with product MKICHICTSAASHKILLDKLELLKHETDMDIHLISSKEGLKPSLIKESPLIFKYIDMNRKINIIQDLSSIIKLYKLLKTENYQIVHTHTAKAGLIGRVAAFFARTPLIIHTSHGLPFYKGQKKFVYQVYRILESIGAMFSDAILSQNKHDIVHLNKLIVRKPVFYEGNGINLEALSQLTVETDLTKRLQEAKPKRQIIFMGARFEGIKNHSFLIDCIHYVKANYHKEFLLVLAGEGPLKERIQEKVAALHLTDQVLFTGNINNIPRVLQLSDVVVLTSFKEGIPRILMEAMAYSKPIVATDVIGTNELVIDNYNGYLTPTDNVKFFGERLIKLLTDESIRTQFGENAFTRIKSEYTELIVVERIKEVYSTLSQEANRVLTPKGLVP from the coding sequence ATGAAAATTTGTCATATATGCACGTCTGCGGCAAGCCACAAAATATTGCTCGATAAACTTGAATTATTGAAACATGAAACAGACATGGATATTCATTTAATATCATCAAAAGAGGGCTTGAAACCAAGTTTAATCAAAGAATCACCATTGATATTCAAATATATCGATATGAACAGAAAAATAAATATCATCCAAGATCTGTCTTCCATCATTAAATTGTATAAGTTGTTGAAAACGGAAAACTATCAGATTGTGCACACGCATACGGCAAAAGCAGGATTAATAGGCAGAGTGGCAGCCTTTTTTGCGAGAACACCACTCATTATTCATACAAGTCACGGATTGCCATTCTATAAGGGACAGAAAAAATTTGTGTATCAAGTCTACAGAATTCTTGAAAGCATCGGGGCCATGTTTAGCGATGCGATTTTATCTCAAAATAAGCATGATATTGTACATCTGAATAAGCTGATCGTTAGAAAACCGGTGTTTTATGAAGGCAATGGAATAAATTTAGAAGCTCTTTCACAACTTACTGTTGAAACAGATTTAACGAAAAGGCTTCAAGAGGCAAAGCCAAAGAGACAAATTATTTTTATGGGCGCACGATTTGAAGGCATTAAAAACCATTCATTTTTAATAGATTGTATCCATTATGTGAAAGCGAATTATCACAAGGAGTTTTTATTGGTTTTAGCGGGTGAGGGGCCATTAAAAGAACGTATACAAGAGAAAGTGGCAGCTCTTCATTTAACAGATCAAGTTTTGTTCACTGGGAACATCAATAATATTCCACGAGTCCTCCAACTGTCAGACGTTGTGGTGCTTACATCTTTTAAGGAAGGGATTCCTCGAATATTAATGGAGGCCATGGCCTATTCGAAACCGATTGTAGCAACCGATGTCATCGGGACAAATGAGCTGGTGATAGACAACTATAATGGCTATTTAACGCCAACGGATAATGTGAAATTCTTTGGAGAACGATTAATTAAGTTATTGACTGATGAATCGATCAGAACGCAGTTTGGTGAGAATGCATTCACGAGAATAAAATCAGAATATACTGAATTAATTGTCGTGGAAAGAATCAAAGAAGTGTATTCAACGTTAAGCCAAGAGGCGAATAGAGTTTTAACACCGAAAGGATTGGTACCATGA
- a CDS encoding UDP-glucose dehydrogenase family protein → MNITVSGTGYVGLVSGVCFAEMGHNVVCVDIDENKMDALSRGISPIYEKDLEDLIQKNISIGRLTFTTNFKQAYGNAEVIFVGVGTPENKDGTADLTNIAVVARQIAESIHHDCLVVVKSTVPVGTADKVEQFINDFLINPVKVEVASNPEFLAQGSAVRDTLQADRIIIGAESHWAKEKLLDIYEPFQLPILVVNRRSAEMIKYASNDFLALKISYMNDIANLCELVDADIQDVAKGMGYDKRIGSNFLNAGIGYGGSCFPKDTKALSSLAKQHGYQLKTVNAAIETNEDQRLKLYNKASKRLITFNNLKVAILGVTFKPGTDDLREAPSLLNIPLLLEHGANLYIYDPVGQKNFSSHYAEGNYAKGSITYCASTEEALVDAHVTFIFTEWEDIKKIKCEDYAQFMKTPLVFDGRNIYSPQDMALAGVEYHSIGRAVEMKYKTERVMNPNETKAATTIK, encoded by the coding sequence ATGAACATTACAGTTTCAGGAACAGGGTATGTCGGGTTGGTTTCAGGCGTTTGTTTTGCAGAAATGGGTCACAATGTCGTGTGTGTCGATATCGATGAGAATAAGATGGATGCTCTATCACGCGGGATCTCTCCAATTTATGAAAAAGATCTAGAAGACCTTATTCAAAAAAATATCTCAATAGGAAGGTTAACATTCACGACAAACTTCAAACAAGCCTATGGCAACGCAGAGGTCATCTTTGTTGGTGTGGGAACGCCTGAGAATAAAGATGGAACGGCCGATTTAACAAATATCGCTGTTGTCGCAAGACAGATCGCAGAATCGATTCATCATGATTGTCTGGTGGTCGTAAAATCAACAGTTCCAGTGGGCACTGCAGATAAAGTTGAGCAATTTATCAACGATTTTCTCATAAATCCTGTAAAGGTAGAGGTGGCATCGAATCCTGAGTTTCTAGCGCAAGGCTCTGCGGTAAGGGACACCCTACAGGCGGATCGAATTATCATAGGGGCGGAGAGCCATTGGGCGAAAGAAAAGCTTCTAGATATTTATGAGCCTTTTCAATTGCCTATCCTTGTCGTTAATCGGCGATCCGCTGAAATGATTAAATACGCATCGAATGATTTCCTAGCATTGAAAATATCGTACATGAATGACATCGCGAACCTTTGTGAATTGGTTGATGCTGACATACAAGATGTTGCTAAGGGGATGGGGTATGACAAAAGAATTGGCAGCAATTTCTTAAATGCCGGTATAGGCTATGGCGGTTCTTGTTTTCCTAAGGATACGAAAGCCTTAAGTTCATTGGCAAAGCAACATGGGTATCAATTAAAAACGGTCAATGCAGCCATTGAAACCAATGAAGATCAGCGCTTAAAACTTTACAACAAAGCGTCAAAACGACTTATTACGTTTAACAACTTAAAGGTTGCTATATTAGGAGTGACGTTTAAACCGGGTACGGATGATCTGAGGGAAGCTCCATCTCTGTTAAATATTCCTTTGTTATTGGAGCATGGCGCCAATTTGTATATTTATGACCCCGTTGGTCAAAAGAATTTTTCATCCCATTATGCAGAAGGAAACTACGCAAAGGGTTCTATTACGTATTGCGCTTCAACGGAAGAGGCGTTGGTAGATGCCCATGTCACGTTTATCTTTACCGAATGGGAAGACATTAAAAAAATCAAGTGTGAAGACTATGCCCAATTCATGAAAACGCCACTCGTTTTTGACGGGCGGAATATTTACTCCCCTCAGGATATGGCTTTGGCAGGTGTGGAATATCATTCAATAGGTAGAGCTGTTGAAATGAAATACAAGACTGAAAGAGTGATGAATCCAAATGAAACAAAAGCAGCAACGACAATTAAATAA
- a CDS encoding GDP-mannose 4,6-dehydratase encodes MKQKQQRQLNNVYLITGAVGFIGYFLSKKLLDQGLQVIGFDNINDYYDPQLKIDRLNQLKEYDNFVFVEGDLAEKVEIGAVFETYQPAIVVHLAAQAGVRYSLENPDAYIQSNIVGFFNILEACKKYPVNHLIYASSSSVYGSNTKVPFEETDRVDHPVSLYAATKKSNELMAHTYSHLYNIPATGLRFFTVYGPMGRPDMAYYSFLDKYFNGEAIKIYNNGDFANDLYRDFTFIDDIIRGIEKLILCPSDDLIPHRVFNIGNNKPVKLMEFIAALEKALGKSLNENVSFIKEYEPIKPGDVPATYASTNKLEDIVDFKPSTSITDGLQVFTDWYVHYYNKLQETSLRS; translated from the coding sequence ATGAAACAAAAGCAGCAACGACAATTAAATAACGTTTATCTCATAACCGGAGCCGTGGGCTTTATCGGTTATTTTTTATCTAAAAAATTATTGGATCAAGGGTTACAGGTCATTGGATTCGACAATATCAATGACTATTATGATCCTCAGTTGAAAATAGATCGTTTAAATCAATTGAAAGAATATGACAATTTTGTATTTGTGGAAGGTGACCTAGCTGAAAAAGTCGAAATAGGCGCTGTTTTTGAGACGTATCAACCAGCGATCGTCGTTCATTTAGCCGCACAAGCTGGCGTTCGGTATTCATTGGAGAACCCTGACGCGTATATTCAAAGTAATATTGTTGGTTTTTTCAATATATTAGAAGCTTGTAAGAAATACCCCGTCAATCACTTGATTTATGCGTCTTCAAGCTCCGTCTATGGGTCAAACACGAAGGTGCCTTTTGAGGAAACGGATAGGGTCGATCATCCGGTATCGCTGTATGCGGCCACGAAAAAATCAAATGAACTGATGGCGCATACGTATAGCCATCTTTACAATATTCCGGCTACAGGGCTGCGTTTCTTTACGGTGTATGGACCTATGGGACGACCGGACATGGCGTATTACAGCTTTCTTGACAAATACTTTAATGGGGAAGCCATAAAAATATACAATAACGGTGACTTTGCGAATGACCTCTACAGAGACTTTACGTTTATTGATGATATTATCCGAGGCATTGAGAAATTAATCCTTTGTCCATCAGATGATCTTATCCCCCATCGAGTCTTTAACATAGGCAATAACAAACCAGTAAAGTTAATGGAGTTTATTGCAGCCTTAGAAAAAGCGCTTGGAAAATCACTAAACGAGAACGTGTCCTTTATAAAAGAATATGAACCGATCAAACCTGGAGACGTTCCCGCAACGTATGCGAGCACGAATAAATTAGAAGACATTGTTGATTTTAAACCGAGTACATCAATAACAGATGGTCTACAAGTTTTTACCGATTGGTATGTACACTACTATAATAAATTGCAGGAGACGTCGTTGAGATCATGA
- a CDS encoding sugar transferase: protein MKNLLKRSVDIITSLLILAVVMIVFVVVYIIIKRKLGSPVFFKQQRPGLHGRPFYLYKFRTMTDEKDSAGNLLPASVRLTKTGRLIRSLSLDELPQLINVLKGDISLVGPRPLLMEYLQLYSQEQARRHEVKPGITGWAQVNGRNAISWEEKFAFDVWYVDHSSIWLDVKILCMTLFKVIRRDGINQSENHTMEKFKGSQKSVM, encoded by the coding sequence ATGAAAAATCTCCTTAAAAGAAGTGTAGATATCATCACTTCATTACTCATACTAGCCGTTGTCATGATTGTATTCGTCGTCGTTTATATCATTATTAAACGTAAGTTAGGTTCCCCAGTCTTTTTCAAACAACAACGGCCTGGTTTGCACGGAAGGCCATTTTATCTCTACAAATTTCGTACAATGACTGATGAAAAAGACAGTGCGGGAAATCTGCTTCCTGCTTCTGTACGTTTAACCAAAACCGGTCGATTGATTCGATCGCTTAGCTTGGACGAGCTGCCACAGCTGATCAATGTCCTTAAAGGAGATATCAGTCTCGTTGGCCCTCGTCCTCTTTTAATGGAGTACCTACAATTGTACTCGCAAGAACAGGCTAGACGTCATGAGGTGAAACCAGGAATCACGGGGTGGGCACAAGTTAACGGAAGGAATGCGATAAGTTGGGAGGAGAAGTTTGCATTTGATGTGTGGTATGTGGATCATTCGTCTATTTGGCTTGATGTAAAGATTCTCTGTATGACGTTATTTAAGGTCATTCGAAGAGACGGGATTAACCAGAGTGAAAATCATACGATGGAGAAATTTAAAGGTAGTCAGAAGAGTGTGATGTAA
- a CDS encoding acetyltransferase: MKQINLIGNGGHSKVIQDLIRLVPDFKINRIFDQKIQHVYTMTDIFYHPQMDLSQVSPSDDTFVIAIGDNHTRKKIYVAHQLLNFYETFNHPSAVISQQATIESGAVIMAGAVVQADAIVGAHTIINTRASVGHDCHIGAFAHIAPGATLTGNVKVGEGSMVGAGAVVIPGVSIGQWSTIGAGAVVTNDIPDYATAVGVPAKIRERSSQ; encoded by the coding sequence ATGAAGCAAATCAATTTAATTGGTAACGGTGGCCATAGCAAAGTCATTCAGGATTTAATTCGGCTAGTTCCTGATTTTAAAATTAATAGAATATTCGATCAAAAAATTCAACATGTATACACAATGACAGATATTTTCTATCATCCCCAAATGGATTTATCTCAAGTTAGTCCATCAGATGACACTTTTGTGATCGCCATTGGGGACAACCATACGCGAAAGAAGATCTATGTCGCACATCAACTACTTAATTTTTATGAAACGTTCAATCATCCCAGTGCAGTGATTAGTCAGCAGGCAACGATTGAATCTGGTGCCGTTATTATGGCGGGAGCTGTGGTGCAAGCCGATGCAATTGTAGGTGCACATACGATTATTAACACAAGAGCAAGTGTTGGACATGACTGTCACATTGGCGCTTTTGCACATATCGCACCAGGGGCTACACTCACAGGAAATGTGAAGGTAGGAGAAGGGAGCATGGTTGGAGCAGGAGCCGTTGTGATTCCAGGTGTCTCTATCGGTCAATGGTCCACTATAGGAGCAGGCGCTGTCGTCACAAATGATATTCCTGATTATGCCACTGCTGTAGGTGTACCAGCGAAGATAAGAGAAAGGAGTAGCCAATGA
- a CDS encoding DegT/DnrJ/EryC1/StrS family aminotransferase: MNQLERIHLSSPHMSGREQKYVQEAFDTNWVAPLGKNVDEFERETAAYAGVKAAAAVSSGTAAIHLALKLIGVEEGDTVFCSSLTFVASANPVLYQKAKIVFIDSELDSWNMCPQALKKALQEADKGGCLPKALIVVNLYGQCAKMSEIMALCETYGVKVIEDAAESLGSIDDNRMSGSFGHFGVYSFNGNKIITTSGGGMLISNDEEAIEKARFYATQSRDPAAHYQHSQTGYNYRMSNVLAGIGRGQLEVLEERVARRREIYQAYEDAFRAIDFITMMPERPNTRHNRWLTTLTLPSGADVAVVEILKSLAEQNIEARHVWKPLHLQPLFSDRLFVSAQRENVSHAEQLFNHGLCLPSGSNLTEEELGRVIEAVLNVAVAKSM; this comes from the coding sequence ATGAACCAACTAGAGAGGATCCATTTGTCATCTCCACACATGAGTGGTAGAGAACAAAAATATGTGCAAGAAGCGTTTGATACAAATTGGGTTGCCCCTTTAGGCAAAAATGTCGATGAATTCGAGAGAGAAACTGCGGCATATGCAGGTGTAAAGGCAGCGGCAGCAGTATCCTCTGGCACAGCTGCAATTCATTTAGCCTTAAAGCTGATCGGGGTAGAGGAAGGCGATACGGTTTTTTGTTCCTCATTGACATTCGTAGCAAGTGCAAACCCCGTTTTATATCAGAAAGCCAAGATTGTCTTCATCGATTCGGAGCTAGATTCGTGGAATATGTGTCCGCAAGCGTTGAAAAAAGCGCTTCAAGAGGCGGATAAGGGTGGGTGCCTTCCAAAGGCTTTGATTGTAGTGAATTTGTATGGACAATGTGCAAAGATGAGTGAAATCATGGCGCTTTGTGAGACGTATGGTGTCAAAGTGATTGAGGATGCCGCGGAATCCTTAGGCTCCATTGATGATAACCGAATGAGCGGATCATTTGGTCATTTTGGCGTGTATTCTTTTAATGGAAACAAAATCATTACAACCTCTGGAGGAGGCATGCTTATCTCCAACGATGAGGAGGCCATCGAAAAGGCTCGTTTTTACGCCACACAATCGCGCGATCCAGCGGCTCATTACCAGCATAGTCAGACCGGATATAACTATAGAATGAGCAACGTGCTTGCGGGGATTGGGAGAGGGCAGTTGGAAGTGTTAGAAGAACGTGTCGCGCGAAGGAGAGAAATTTATCAGGCTTATGAGGATGCATTTCGAGCTATTGATTTTATTACAATGATGCCAGAACGTCCAAACACACGGCATAACCGTTGGTTGACTACACTGACGTTGCCCTCTGGAGCGGACGTAGCCGTGGTGGAAATCTTAAAAAGCTTGGCAGAGCAAAATATCGAAGCGCGGCATGTGTGGAAGCCACTGCACTTGCAGCCGTTATTTAGTGATAGGTTGTTTGTATCGGCACAAAGAGAAAACGTTTCGCACGCTGAGCAGCTCTTCAATCATGGTTTGTGCTTGCCTTCGGGGAGTAATCTGACGGAGGAGGAGTTGGGTAGAGTGATTGAGGCGGTGTTGAATGTAGCGGTTGCGAAATCAATGTAG
- a CDS encoding cache domain-containing sensor histidine kinase, which translates to MKKRGKSKSTMSIHWKLLISFFCVTMIPLMTVAVFLFMKSSTIIYENASQYTTQLLQQTNREIQLRLSQIAKDSVNIITSPGVQSLQSLSEANYTEKRDMRAQLYQLINTNGVVERAVIFDREGNKIVETGSPQTESLLPEEQTFIAQLGGKVSWHYTPKVSEFSIEPLLKAERAIKNLQGNDPAIKGYLLFEIPESIVFESIRQLELGETGIAFIIDDANHIVTSQNRKMIGQTVHPAIEGKLTGGKGTFVEKINGEMYFISYHASPEIGWKTIGMVPTEEMTPGLLEVQKTNMYVIVFWVFVAIIISLLLTKSVTGPIKRLIEKMRQVETGDFSGEIRLQGSKEVTDLSLSFNRMTRRLNRMIQKVYQKEISEKQAQLKALQAQIHPHFLYNTLDSIYWSLYIKGEESIGNVVVSLSNMLRYSISEELKDVSLEKEIENCKHYFEIQKLKYGEKVRFTVHVPKVVLQCQVPKMILQPLIENAIMHGMETTQQEVHIQVLSQESDNVLYLSVIDNGSGFPYDVKEFPLNPARLPENSIGLMNVNERLRLRYGKNYGVSIESKKGEGTAVTLRLPSLEENE; encoded by the coding sequence GTGAAGAAACGAGGAAAGTCCAAATCAACAATGAGCATCCATTGGAAACTATTGATCAGCTTTTTTTGTGTGACGATGATCCCATTAATGACTGTAGCTGTTTTTCTTTTTATGAAAAGTTCAACAATTATTTATGAGAATGCCAGCCAATATACAACACAACTGCTCCAGCAGACAAATCGTGAAATTCAGTTGCGGTTGAGTCAAATTGCCAAGGATTCAGTAAACATCATCACCTCCCCTGGGGTGCAGAGCCTTCAATCCCTTAGCGAGGCAAATTATACGGAAAAAAGGGACATGCGAGCTCAGTTGTACCAGTTGATTAATACAAATGGCGTTGTCGAACGTGCCGTTATTTTCGACCGCGAAGGGAATAAAATTGTGGAGACAGGTTCGCCACAAACGGAATCATTGCTTCCCGAGGAACAGACCTTCATAGCGCAGTTGGGTGGGAAAGTTTCCTGGCATTACACGCCAAAAGTCTCCGAGTTTAGCATTGAGCCTTTATTAAAAGCGGAACGAGCCATTAAAAATTTACAAGGCAATGATCCGGCCATTAAAGGATATTTGCTGTTTGAAATTCCTGAAAGTATTGTTTTCGAATCCATTCGCCAGTTGGAACTGGGGGAAACGGGTATCGCATTTATCATCGACGACGCGAATCACATCGTGACAAGCCAGAACCGTAAGATGATCGGCCAGACCGTTCATCCCGCTATAGAAGGTAAATTGACTGGGGGAAAAGGTACGTTTGTTGAAAAAATTAACGGTGAGATGTATTTCATTTCATACCATGCGTCACCTGAGATTGGCTGGAAGACGATCGGGATGGTGCCTACTGAGGAAATGACGCCGGGGTTGCTGGAAGTCCAGAAGACGAATATGTATGTCATCGTATTTTGGGTGTTTGTGGCCATTATCATTTCTCTCCTCCTAACCAAAAGCGTCACTGGCCCGATAAAGCGTCTGATTGAAAAGATGAGGCAAGTGGAGACTGGGGACTTTTCAGGCGAAATTCGTTTGCAAGGCAGCAAAGAGGTGACGGATCTTTCCCTCAGCTTTAATCGAATGACTCGACGGCTGAACCGAATGATTCAAAAAGTATACCAGAAGGAAATCAGTGAAAAGCAGGCTCAGCTGAAAGCATTGCAGGCGCAGATTCATCCCCATTTTCTCTATAATACGTTAGACAGTATCTACTGGTCTTTGTATATAAAAGGGGAGGAGTCTATAGGGAATGTCGTGGTCTCCTTATCCAATATGCTTAGATACAGCATTAGTGAGGAATTGAAGGACGTCAGCTTGGAAAAAGAAATCGAAAACTGCAAACATTACTTTGAGATTCAAAAGCTTAAATATGGAGAAAAGGTTCGTTTTACGGTTCATGTGCCGAAGGTTGTTCTCCAGTGTCAAGTGCCAAAAATGATTTTACAACCGTTAATTGAAAACGCTATCATGCATGGGATGGAAACCACTCAGCAAGAGGTCCATATTCAAGTGCTAAGCCAGGAGAGTGACAACGTTCTCTATTTGAGTGTTATTGATAATGGTTCAGGGTTTCCGTATGACGTAAAAGAATTTCCTTTGAACCCTGCTCGGTTACCTGAAAACAGCATCGGCCTAATGAATGTCAATGAGCGTTTAAGGCTTAGATATGGAAAGAATTACGGCGTCAGCATTGAAAGCAAAAAAGGGGAAGGAACTGCAGTGACATTGCGATTGCCCAGTTTGGAGGAAAACGAATGA
- a CDS encoding response regulator transcription factor yields the protein MKICIVEDETVIRAGIKKMIGSVERWHLVGEAQNGEEGLVLVSKKRPDIVITDIRMPKLNGIELLQQIRTIHNDALVILLTGYADFTYAQQAIKYGAMDYILKPCKAEDLITILQKAETILQERRSSRKRMEDLESIESEFRTWRKRQRLLDLLNGIDTHKYQLNEEDHLASSAYVTVLSIRVENDRRFDNEFTLLKEHLMSTLRPQELMMLEPSRSERLLVLGFQNTLNSRSIQQEVLLGIRGSKLQLLHCGIGLPERLPEGANASYNQSQMALKRTSSHKKCINYSDLYHQTHESPFRFYKLEEKLLKQIRETDMKSADQTMEEIKTALSKETDSNALQYLHDLHIRLQGEFHKVDTAHFKEHRVNDAMQLLQSVVHASVRSVEQHQRSHSSYVANRVLKLIHLHFHEDDLTLKKIARLVQMNASYLSTVFSKEHHQSFSDYLMAYRLGVAKEALEHSSRKIYDIAESVGYADSRHFSQVFKKNVGCSPVEYRRGANRS from the coding sequence ATGAAGATCTGTATTGTTGAAGACGAAACAGTGATCAGAGCAGGCATTAAAAAAATGATCGGGTCTGTAGAACGGTGGCATTTGGTTGGAGAGGCGCAAAATGGCGAAGAAGGTCTTGTGTTGGTCAGCAAGAAGCGGCCGGACATCGTGATTACGGATATTCGGATGCCAAAGCTTAACGGCATCGAGCTGTTGCAACAGATTCGGACCATTCACAATGATGCCCTGGTCATTTTACTGACGGGATACGCGGATTTTACATACGCCCAGCAGGCGATCAAGTACGGGGCAATGGATTACATTCTTAAACCGTGTAAAGCAGAGGATCTCATCACTATTTTGCAAAAAGCAGAAACAATTTTACAGGAGCGACGGTCTTCCAGAAAGCGTATGGAAGACCTCGAAAGTATTGAAAGTGAGTTTCGAACGTGGCGAAAACGTCAGCGATTGCTGGATTTACTTAACGGCATTGATACACATAAATATCAGCTCAACGAGGAAGATCATCTGGCAAGCAGCGCATATGTAACCGTCTTGTCCATTAGAGTGGAGAACGATCGCCGGTTTGACAATGAATTCACGCTGTTGAAAGAACATCTGATGTCAACGTTGCGTCCACAGGAGCTTATGATGCTCGAACCCAGCCGTTCAGAACGTTTACTCGTCCTTGGTTTCCAAAATACCTTGAACAGTCGGAGCATACAACAGGAAGTGCTGTTAGGCATTCGAGGAAGCAAACTACAGCTGCTCCATTGCGGCATTGGACTACCTGAGAGACTTCCAGAAGGAGCAAATGCTTCCTACAACCAAAGTCAAATGGCCTTAAAGCGAACATCTTCACACAAAAAGTGCATCAATTACAGCGATTTGTATCACCAAACGCATGAAAGCCCGTTCCGTTTCTATAAGTTGGAAGAAAAACTGTTGAAGCAAATCAGGGAAACGGACATGAAAAGTGCCGATCAAACAATGGAGGAAATTAAAACGGCGCTTTCCAAAGAAACAGATTCAAACGCCTTACAATACCTTCATGATTTGCACATTCGACTCCAAGGTGAATTCCATAAAGTTGATACGGCTCATTTTAAGGAACATCGTGTCAATGACGCTATGCAGTTGTTGCAGTCCGTTGTTCATGCGTCTGTCAGGTCTGTTGAACAGCATCAACGTTCCCACTCAAGTTACGTGGCCAATCGCGTTCTAAAGCTGATTCACCTTCATTTTCATGAAGACGATCTGACATTGAAAAAGATAGCAAGGCTCGTACAAATGAATGCAAGCTATTTAAGTACGGTGTTCAGCAAAGAGCATCATCAATCCTTCAGTGACTACCTTATGGCTTATCGACTCGGTGTGGCTAAAGAAGCACTGGAACACAGCAGTCGTAAAATTTATGACATCGCTGAGAGTGTCGGTTATGCGGACAGCCGCCACTTTAGCCAGGTGTTTAAAAAGAATGTTGGATGCTCGCCAGTGGAGTACCGGCGTGGCGCCAATCGTTCATAG
- a CDS encoding carbohydrate ABC transporter permease, whose protein sequence is MMLKTRKARDNLWAGFFLAPQLIGLLLFTIGPVVFAFVISFMEWNIGSKAEWIGTENYQEQWSDPLFWKVLGNTVQFAIMYIPLTLIGALIVALLLNLKVKGRTVFRTMFFMPVVTSTVAVALVWSWMYNPDYGLINAALSVIGVEGPGWLTSTTWALPSVVILAVWQGIGYNMILFLAGLQSVSPQLYEAARIDGANTWQRFRSITLPMISPTTFFILIMLLINAFQVFNEPYMMTKGGPANETNVIVLHIYQTAFQFFQMGAASSLAFTLFFIILIFTLIQFKFSKWVNYDA, encoded by the coding sequence ATGATGTTAAAAACCCGCAAGGCAAGAGATAATCTCTGGGCTGGTTTTTTTCTGGCCCCACAGTTAATCGGTTTGCTTCTGTTTACGATTGGACCGGTGGTGTTCGCATTTGTTATAAGTTTTATGGAGTGGAACATTGGGTCTAAGGCGGAATGGATCGGTACGGAAAATTATCAGGAACAATGGTCTGATCCACTGTTCTGGAAGGTGTTGGGAAACACTGTCCAATTTGCCATCATGTACATTCCGTTGACACTGATTGGAGCGCTGATTGTTGCTCTTCTGCTGAATTTGAAGGTGAAGGGGCGAACGGTGTTCCGAACGATGTTTTTTATGCCAGTGGTGACATCAACCGTTGCTGTGGCCCTCGTTTGGTCTTGGATGTATAACCCTGATTACGGATTGATCAATGCGGCTTTGAGTGTGATTGGTGTGGAAGGGCCTGGTTGGCTAACGAGCACGACGTGGGCATTGCCGTCGGTCGTTATCCTAGCGGTGTGGCAAGGCATTGGGTATAATATGATCTTATTTCTTGCTGGGCTACAGTCGGTTTCACCCCAACTTTATGAAGCAGCGAGAATTGATGGTGCCAACACTTGGCAGCGCTTTCGTTCCATTACGTTGCCTATGATTTCCCCGACGACATTTTTTATTTTAATCATGCTTTTAATCAATGCATTTCAGGTGTTCAATGAACCCTACATGATGACCAAAGGTGGACCAGCAAATGAGACGAATGTCATCGTGTTGCACATTTATCAGACGGCGTTTCAGTTTTTCCAAATGGGCGCAGCTTCTTCACTTGCCTTTACGCTGTTCTTTATCATCCTCATCTTCACTTTAATCCAGTTTAAGTTTTCAAAGTGGGTGAATTACGATGCATAA